A genomic region of Saccopteryx bilineata isolate mSacBil1 chromosome 1, mSacBil1_pri_phased_curated, whole genome shotgun sequence contains the following coding sequences:
- the LOC136320810 gene encoding olfactory receptor 5M10-like, translating into MDFSKKTVINGDEKMYFPNHTRVTEFILLGLTDDPVLEKILFGVFLLIYLITLVGNLCMIVLIRTNSRLQTPMYFFLSHLSFVDVCFSSNITPNLLYNFLSDEKTISYAGCFSQCFLFIGLVITEFYILASMALDRYVAICSPLQYSTRMSKDICISLVMFSYMFGFLNGLSQTLLTFHLSFCGSLEINHFYCADPPLVMLACSDTYVKKMAMFVVAGFTLSSSLFVILLSYLFILIAILKIRTAEGRHKAFSTCGSHLTTVAIFYGTLFCMYLRTPSERSVEESKVIAVFYTFLSPMLNPLIYSLRNKHVIRAMEQMIKGHLFRKNAV; encoded by the exons ATGGACTTCTCCAAAAAGACAGTTATAAATgg AGATGAGAAAATGTATTTCCCAAACCACACTAGAGTGACAGAATTCATTCTCTTGGGACTCACGGATGACCCTGTACTGGAGAAGATACTGTTTGGCGTTTTTCTGCTGATCTACCTAATCACGCTGGTGGGGAATCTGTGCATGATTGTACTGATCAGGACCAATTCCCGCCTCCAAACGCCCATGTATTTCTTCCTTAGCCACCTCTCCTTTGTAGACGTTTGCTTTTCCTCTAACATTACCCCAAACCTGCTGTATAATTTCCTCTCAGACGAGAAGACTATCTCCTATGCTGGATGCTTCTCACAGTGCTTTCTCTTCATTGGCCTAGTGATCACTGAGTTTTATATCCTTGCTTCTATGGCATTGGACCGCTATGTAGCCATTTGCAGCCCTCTACAGTACAGTACCAGAATGTCCaaggacatttgtatttctttagttATGTTCTCTTATATGTTTGGCTTCCTTAATGGACTCTCCCAGACACTGCTGACTTTCCATTTGTCCTTCTGTGGCTCCCTTGAAATCAATCATTTCTACTGTGCTGATCCTCCTCTTGTAATGTTGGCCTGTTCTGACACCTATGTCAAAAAGATGGCAATGTTTGTCGTTGCTGGATTTACTCTCTCAAGCTCTCTCTTTGTCATTCTCCTATCCTACCTTTTCATTCTTATAGCCATCTTGAAGATCCGTACTGCTGAGGGTAGGCACAAAGCCTTCTCTACCTGTGGTTCCCACCTGACAACCGTCGCTATATTTTACGGAACCCTCTTCTGCATGTACTTAAGGACTCCATCTGAGAGGTCTGTAGAGGAGTCCAAAGTAATTGCAgtcttttatacttttctgagccCAATGCTGAACCCACTGATCTACAGTCTAAGGAATAAGCATGTGATCCGTGCCATGGAGCAAATGATTAAAGGCCATCTCTTCCGTAAAAATGCAGTTTAG
- the LOC136320811 gene encoding olfactory receptor 5AP2-like yields the protein MSNHSTVTEFILLGFRDHPELQCILFVVFLVIYAITVLGNLGMIVLIKIDLHLHTPMYFFLGNLSLVDFCYSSVIAPNMLVNFWEENPVISFNKCATQFFFFGSFAGIEGFLLAVMAYDRYVAICKPLLYTVTMSPQLNVLLVLATYLAGFVNASIHTGFTFQLPFCHSNVINHFFCDTPPLLKLSCSDTHVNEVVIFAFASFNELSCLLTILISYLYILVAILRMRSAEGRHKAFSTCASHLMVVTIFFGTILFMYLRPSASYSMDQDKVVSVFYTVVIPMLNPLIYSLRNKEVRTSFGKLFKTMSFYFGT from the coding sequence ATGAGCAACCATTCAACAGTGACTGAATTTATTCTCCTGGGATTCCGTGATCATCCAGAGCTACAATGTAttctttttgtggtgtttttagtCATCTATGCCATCACAGTGTTGGGAAATCTTGGCATGATCGTATTAATCAAGATTGACTTACATCTCCACACTCCAATGTACTTTTTTCTCGGTAACTTGTCCCTTGTTGATTTCTGTTATTCTTCTGTCATTGCCCCTAATATGCTAGTGAATTTCTGGGAGGAAAACCCagtcatttcatttaataaatgtgccacacaatttttcttttttggttcctttgCTGGCATTGAAGGCTTTCTCTTGGCTGTGATGGCCTATGACCGGtatgtggccatctgcaagcctcTTCTTTACACAGTCACTATGTCACCCCAGCTGAATGTCCTTCTGGTGCTGGCCACATATCTTGCAGGCTTTGTGAATGCTTCCATTCACACTGGTTTCACCTTCCAACTGCCGTTCTGCCATTCAAACGTCATCAACCACTTTTTCTGTGACACTCCACCCCTCCTAAAACTCTCCTGTTCTGACACACACGTCAATGAGGTTGTCATTTTTGCTTTTGCCAGTTTTAACGAACTGAGCTGCCTTCTGACCATTCTCATTTCTTATCTCTACATCCTTGTTGCGATCCTGAGGATGCGCTCCGCCGAGGGGAGGCACAAAGCCTTCTCCACCTGTGCATCCCACCTGATGGTGGTCACCATCTTCTTTGGCACAATCCTGTTCATGTATCTGCGCCCCAGCGCCAGCTATTCGATGGATCAAGACAAAGTGGTGTctgtgttttatacagtggtcaTCCCCATGTTAAATCCTCTCATCTACAGTCTGAGAAACAAGGAGGTCCGAACTTCTTTTGGTAAACTGTTTAAAACAATGTCCTTTTACTTCGGTACTTAG